The genomic window TGTACTGCCTCAGACAGGTCTCCGCCTGCTCCCAGGCCTCGCGGGCCCTGTAGATCCTGCCCAGGCCGAGCACGGCGGCGGGACACGAGGGCTCGAGCCTCAGGGCCTCCCTGAACTCGCTCTCCGCCTCCTCGAGAAGCCCCTGGGAGAGGAAGGCCTCGCCTGTTTCGCAGCGGAGTTCGATGCGTGCGTCCACGAAGTCCGACGGGGCCGAGACGGCCAGGGCCAGCAGGACAGCTGTCAAAACATCCCCCCGGTTCGGTGTCTGAAAGGTTATTATACCCAGCGTGGAGCGTCTCCGTCACATTCCTTCCCCGATCCCGAGGAGAGTCGATGACCCGGTACGATCTGATAGTCATAGGTTCCGGCCCGGCCGGGTACGTCCCGGCGATCAGGGCCTCCCAGCTCGGAGCCCGCGTTGCCGTAGTAGAGGAGGAGGATCTCGGGGGCACATGCCTCAACAGGGGCTGCATCCCTACCAAGACGCTGGCCGCCACCGCGGATCTCCTCCACGCCGCCAGGACCGCCGGGCGCATGGGGCTCAGGGGTTCGCTGGAGCTCGACTTCCCGGCCGTCGCCAGGCGCAGGGACATGGTCGTCACCCGTCTGAGGAAGGGGATAGAGGCCAGGATGGCCGGCCTCGGCATCGAGGTCCTCGGGGGAAGGGCTTCCCTGAAGGCCGCAGACGCTGTGGCCGTGGGCGGGGAGGTCTTCCAGGCCGCCAACATCCTCCTGGCGACCGGCTCGCAGCCGGCCTTCCCAGGGCCGCTCCGCGTCGAGGGAGCCCTCTCGAGCACCGAGGTCCTTGCCTGGAAGGAGCTGCCGCGCTCTCTCGCGATAGTGGGGGGCGGAGTGGTGGGCTGCGAGTTCGCTTCGATCCTGGCGACATTCGGAGTGACCGTCACGATCCTCGAGATGCTCGACGACATCCTTCCTGGCATCGATCCCGACGTGAGGAAGGTGCTCAGGAACGCCCTCTCCAGGCAGGGAGTGCGCATAGAGACGGGCAGGGCGGCAGCCTCCGCCGAGGCCGGCCCCGGGCACTCCCGCGTAGTGCTCTCTGATGGCGCCGTGGTCGAGGCGGAAGCCCTCCTGGTAGCCGCAGGCAGGATCCCGAGGCTCGACCTGGAGGGCCTGTCGGAGGTCGGGGTGGAATTCGACCGCAGGGGCATCAGGGTCGATTCCTCGATGAAGACGAGCGTCGACGGCATCTACGCTGCGGGAGACGTGACCGGACAGTGGCAGCTCGCACACGCCGGCAGCGCCCAGGGTCTGACCGCCGTGACCGGGATGTTCGGGAAGGCCTGCGGCAGACCGGCGCCCGATCCGGACAGGATGCCGGCGTGCGTCTTCACGATTCCCGAAGTCGCGTCGGTGGGCCCGGGCGAGGAGGAGTGGGTCCGCAGGGGAGTGCCCGTGGAGGTGAGGAAGTCCGCCTATGTCTCCAACGGAAGGGCCATGGGGCTCGGCGAGACGGACGGGATGGTGAAGCTGATCGCGCATGCCGGCACCGGCAGGCTCATCGGGGTCCAGATCGTGGGCCGCGATGCCAGCAGCCTGGTCGGAGAGGCGCTCGTCGCAGTGAACTCGGGCATCGAGGCATCGAGGCTCGGCGAAATGGTCCACCCCCATCCCACCCTGACCGAGCTGTTCATGGAGGCCGGGGAGGATTTCGGACCGGGTGCGATACATGGATAGGGAGCGGGCGACGGCCGCCCTCG from Candidatus Fermentibacter sp. includes these protein-coding regions:
- the lpdA gene encoding dihydrolipoyl dehydrogenase, translated to MTRYDLIVIGSGPAGYVPAIRASQLGARVAVVEEEDLGGTCLNRGCIPTKTLAATADLLHAARTAGRMGLRGSLELDFPAVARRRDMVVTRLRKGIEARMAGLGIEVLGGRASLKAADAVAVGGEVFQAANILLATGSQPAFPGPLRVEGALSSTEVLAWKELPRSLAIVGGGVVGCEFASILATFGVTVTILEMLDDILPGIDPDVRKVLRNALSRQGVRIETGRAAASAEAGPGHSRVVLSDGAVVEAEALLVAAGRIPRLDLEGLSEVGVEFDRRGIRVDSSMKTSVDGIYAAGDVTGQWQLAHAGSAQGLTAVTGMFGKACGRPAPDPDRMPACVFTIPEVASVGPGEEEWVRRGVPVEVRKSAYVSNGRAMGLGETDGMVKLIAHAGTGRLIGVQIVGRDASSLVGEALVAVNSGIEASRLGEMVHPHPTLTELFMEAGEDFGPGAIHG